Proteins encoded within one genomic window of Nitrospina gracilis 3/211:
- a CDS encoding UDP-N-acetylmuramoyl-tripeptide--D-alanyl-D-alanine ligase — translation MDSDLQTVISAVNGEKIVGSATSRFSGVSIDTRTLKAGELFVCIQGDRFDGHDFLNEAIAKKPAGVIVSDRARLPLDKMQEGPFAVAVPDTLKALQDLAAHHRNQQDVRVVGVTGTNGKSTTKEMIAAITGTRFKTLKTQGNLNNHIGVPLTLLNLTREHEVAVIEMGMSAAGEIRRLAEIAKPEIGVITNVSEAHMVQLKTIRDVQAAKGELFEALSENGTAIVNADDPLVLELADGLRARAITFGLDPSADVQARDIRAADVTRIEFTARVFDTTAPVRLPFSGMHNVRNALAALATGAALGMKVEGMVPGLEVTQGLNQRGQVFEFNGMTILNDTYNANPRSMREAIHTLTALSCSGRRFLVMGAMLELGEQENIAHRKVGEWAVESGIDYLVTVGMLAGLATDAAAERGMDANRIHRGETHDDAAHFLKQHARAGDCLLFKGSRGSQMETVIERFTGTAR, via the coding sequence ATGGATAGCGATTTGCAAACCGTGATTTCAGCCGTGAATGGGGAAAAAATAGTGGGCTCTGCGACATCACGCTTCTCCGGCGTGTCGATCGATACCCGTACCCTGAAAGCGGGCGAATTGTTCGTATGCATTCAGGGGGATCGATTTGACGGACACGATTTCCTGAACGAGGCCATCGCCAAAAAGCCGGCCGGGGTGATCGTCTCCGACCGCGCGCGCCTGCCGCTCGACAAAATGCAGGAGGGTCCGTTTGCTGTTGCCGTGCCCGACACGTTGAAGGCTTTGCAGGACCTGGCGGCGCATCATCGCAACCAGCAGGACGTGCGGGTGGTCGGCGTCACCGGCACCAACGGCAAATCAACCACGAAAGAAATGATCGCGGCTATCACCGGCACCCGATTCAAAACGCTCAAGACGCAAGGCAACCTGAACAACCACATCGGCGTGCCACTCACGCTTCTCAACCTGACGCGCGAGCACGAAGTGGCGGTGATCGAAATGGGCATGAGCGCGGCGGGGGAAATCCGCCGCCTCGCGGAAATCGCCAAACCGGAGATCGGCGTCATCACCAACGTCTCGGAAGCGCACATGGTGCAGTTGAAAACCATAAGGGACGTGCAGGCGGCCAAGGGCGAACTGTTCGAGGCGTTGAGTGAAAACGGAACCGCCATCGTCAACGCGGATGATCCGTTGGTGCTGGAGCTTGCGGACGGTCTGCGCGCGCGGGCCATCACATTTGGGCTCGATCCGTCCGCCGACGTGCAGGCACGCGACATCCGCGCCGCTGACGTCACCCGGATCGAATTCACAGCAAGGGTGTTCGACACCACCGCGCCGGTCCGCCTGCCGTTTTCGGGGATGCACAACGTGCGGAACGCACTGGCGGCGCTGGCCACGGGAGCGGCCCTCGGAATGAAGGTTGAGGGCATGGTGCCCGGCCTGGAGGTGACTCAGGGACTCAACCAGCGCGGTCAGGTATTCGAATTCAACGGCATGACGATTCTGAACGACACGTACAACGCGAATCCTCGTTCGATGCGGGAAGCCATCCACACTCTCACCGCCCTGTCCTGCTCTGGGCGCCGTTTTCTGGTGATGGGCGCCATGCTGGAGTTGGGAGAACAGGAAAACATCGCGCACCGTAAGGTCGGCGAATGGGCGGTGGAGAGCGGAATCGATTACCTCGTTACCGTGGGAATGCTGGCGGGTCTCGCCACAGACGCCGCCGCCGAGCGCGGCATGGACGCCAACCGCATCCACCGCGGGGAAACACACGATGACGCCGCACATTTTTTGAAACAACACGCTCGCGCAGGGGATTGCCTGCTGTTCAAGGGGTCCCGTGGGTCGCAAATGGAAACCGTGATCGAAAGGTTCACCGGCACCGCCCGGTAA
- a CDS encoding UDP-N-acetylmuramoyl-L-alanyl-D-glutamate--2,6-diaminopimelate ligase, translating into MNQKLAKLINGFPLENLVGTLDRDIVSVAYDSRKVEPGSLFVAMPGHHHDGSRFIADALERGAVAYVTESGVEDMMEQGVGAQNATGIHVKDARHALAWVSARFHGDPSHHMELTGVTGTNGKTTLTYLLESIYKANEEPSGVIGSINYRYADTLRPAPMTTPEALEINRMLAEMWAAGVQRCVMEVSSHSLALKRVRELKFAAAVFTNFSRDHLDYHKTLDHYKKSKKSLFLDCTVGKQVINIDDAVGREIASELDSVTLTTGLEQSVDVTAENVKIDPDGVRFILKTPYGDTEIQSTLLGRHNIYNILSAAAVGLIQNISLDTIARGVRELPRVPGRFEKVEMGQNFIVAVDYAHTDDALLNVLKAARTISSGKVIVVVGCGGDRDNTKRPVMGRIAAELADFAVITSDNPRTEDPNRIIDQILEGIPDNINPEERYMVLPERRDAIRFAIHKAQSGDLVLIAGKGHEDYQILGTEKIHFDDREEAAEALQQRFNVNG; encoded by the coding sequence ATGAACCAAAAACTGGCCAAACTGATTAACGGATTTCCGCTGGAAAACCTGGTGGGCACGCTCGACCGCGACATCGTTTCGGTCGCCTACGACTCACGGAAAGTCGAGCCGGGTTCGTTGTTCGTCGCCATGCCGGGACACCACCATGATGGAAGCCGGTTCATCGCGGACGCATTGGAACGCGGCGCGGTGGCGTACGTCACCGAAAGCGGCGTCGAGGACATGATGGAACAGGGCGTCGGCGCGCAGAACGCCACGGGCATCCACGTGAAGGACGCGCGGCACGCGCTGGCGTGGGTGTCGGCGCGGTTCCACGGCGACCCCTCGCACCACATGGAGCTCACCGGCGTCACCGGGACCAACGGCAAAACCACCCTAACTTACCTGCTGGAAAGCATCTACAAGGCCAACGAAGAGCCCAGCGGCGTCATCGGGTCCATCAACTACCGATACGCGGACACCCTGCGTCCGGCACCGATGACGACGCCGGAGGCGCTGGAGATCAACCGCATGCTGGCCGAGATGTGGGCGGCGGGGGTTCAGCGCTGTGTCATGGAGGTGTCATCGCATTCGCTGGCTCTCAAGCGCGTGCGCGAACTCAAGTTCGCCGCCGCTGTGTTCACCAATTTTTCACGCGATCACCTCGACTACCACAAGACGCTCGACCACTACAAGAAAAGTAAGAAAAGCCTGTTCCTCGACTGCACTGTCGGCAAACAAGTGATCAACATCGACGACGCTGTCGGTCGCGAAATCGCCTCCGAACTCGATTCGGTCACCCTGACCACGGGACTCGAACAATCCGTCGACGTCACCGCTGAAAACGTCAAGATCGATCCCGACGGCGTGCGCTTCATCTTGAAAACACCTTACGGCGATACGGAAATTCAATCGACGCTGCTTGGCCGCCACAACATCTACAACATCTTGTCGGCCGCGGCGGTGGGATTGATCCAGAACATCTCTCTCGACACCATCGCACGCGGCGTGCGTGAACTCCCAAGGGTGCCGGGTCGTTTCGAAAAAGTGGAGATGGGACAGAATTTCATCGTGGCGGTGGATTACGCCCACACCGATGACGCCCTCCTCAACGTGCTGAAGGCGGCTCGCACCATCTCTTCCGGCAAGGTGATCGTCGTTGTCGGTTGCGGGGGCGACCGCGACAACACCAAGCGTCCGGTCATGGGAAGGATTGCCGCGGAATTGGCGGACTTCGCCGTCATCACCTCCGACAATCCGCGCACGGAAGACCCGAACAGGATCATCGACCAGATTCTTGAAGGCATCCCGGACAACATCAATCCCGAGGAACGCTACATGGTCCTGCCGGAGCGGCGCGATGCCATCCGCTTTGCCATCCACAAGGCCCAGTCGGGCGACCTGGTGCTGATCGCGGGCAAGGGGCACGAGGACTACCAGATCCTCGGAACGGAAAAGATTCACTTCGACGACCGCGAAGAGGCCGCCGAAGCTCTGCAACAAAGGTTCAACGTGAATGGATAG